The Nitrospirota bacterium genome contains the following window.
GGCAATGTGAAGGAACGAAAATCGCAGATGATTAATCCTACGGGGTTTCTTATGAAAAATCTGATTGTTGGAATAGTGCTGTCGGTCGCGCTGATAGGCTGCGCGGATAAAAACCAATCAACCCCCAAAACCACAACTGAAAAGCTATCTGCAGCAGATGTAGACGCGGGTAAAACGATTGCCGAGCGGGACTGCAAGGGTTGCCACGGCGTGGATGGGCGCGGCCTTGCCCCGGCCATTCCTCATCTTGCGGCGCAAAGAGAACGCTATCTGCTCGCATCGCTGAATGAGTACAAGGATGGTAAGCGTACTCATGCCGCCCTCAGGGATTTGACCGGGCATATGAGTGAAGCCGACATGCGCAATGTCGCCGCGTACTACGCCAGCCAGTCGCCAGTCCAAAGTGCCGCGGCTACGGATATGAAGCATTCGTCCCCATATGAGCAGGGCAAGGCGCTGGCGGCGGCGTGTGTCAGGTGCCATGGCGACGACGGCAACAGCAGGATACCCGGTACTCCCAGTTTAGCCGGCCAGCAGCCACATTATCTCGTTGCCTCATTCCAGGAGTATCACCGGGATGATCGCGAAGCGGCTATGATGAAGTCCAGGTTGCGCGATTCAGGCAAGCTGGAAATCGAAAGCCTGGCGCTATACTTTGCAGTTCAAACCCCTGCTCAGCGCACCTCACCCTTGCGTGGTGATCCGGCTGCCGGCGAGCCCCTGACCGCCATGTGCGGCGGTTGTCATGGCGAGCACGGCGTGAGCACTGATGCCGCGACGCCAA
Protein-coding sequences here:
- a CDS encoding cytochrome c4, which produces MGNVKERKSQMINPTGFLMKNLIVGIVLSVALIGCADKNQSTPKTTTEKLSAADVDAGKTIAERDCKGCHGVDGRGLAPAIPHLAAQRERYLLASLNEYKDGKRTHAALRDLTGHMSEADMRNVAAYYASQSPVQSAAATDMKHSSPYEQGKALAAACVRCHGDDGNSRIPGTPSLAGQQPHYLVASFQEYHRDDREAAMMKSRLRDSGKLEIESLALYFAVQTPAQRTSPLRGDPAAGEPLTAMCGGCHGEHGVSTDAATPSLAGQDPQYLINATKAYRKTRQNWGMQRYVAALSDKDIENITAFYSVQKSKAADQAPSSTQELAEKCDRCHDTEDNPAIIAPKMRGQDKDYLVMALRAYRDDKRESSTMHRMSTMHMMSVPYSNAIIESLASWYASQPAK